From Staphylococcus sp. M0911, a single genomic window includes:
- a CDS encoding ACT domain-containing protein yields MKRHLKFEVMNQVSTLNRITSAFVRLQYNIEELHVKKRDDNPNISDMELIVNIEDEDVLNILLNKLQQQINVLNVEQYSA; encoded by the coding sequence ATGAAAAGACATTTAAAATTTGAAGTTATGAATCAAGTAAGTACTCTAAATAGAATTACAAGTGCATTCGTCAGATTGCAATATAATATTGAAGAATTACATGTCAAAAAACGTGACGATAATCCTAATATTTCAGATATGGAACTTATTGTTAATATTGAAGATGAAGACGTATTAAATATTTTATTAAATAAATTACAACAACAAATAAACGTTTTAAATGTAGAACAATACTCTGCTTAA
- the ilvB gene encoding biosynthetic-type acetolactate synthase large subunit, producing the protein MTKLSDMSEHNTATSNQPVDTMKVAESSKPEYMKSQTINEMRPGSEILVEALQNEDVDFIFGYPGGAVLPLYDTFYDGKIKHILARHEQGATHAAEGYARISGKTGVVVVTSGPGATNAITGITDAHSDSLPLVVFTGQVATPGIGKDAFQEADLLSMTAPITKQNYQVKKVEDIPRIVHEAFHVANSGRKGPVVVDFPKDMGVLSTNVGLSDHIDLPGYQVNTVAKSNDINTLVKYLNHSKKPLILAGAGVNHSKSNELLTQFVTQHQIPTVTTLLGLGAIPYEHPLFLGMGGMHGSYASNMALTECDLLINLGSRFDDRLASKPDDFAPNAKVVHVDIDPSEINKIIATDLGIVADCKNVLEQLEASQINVPSHDEWLQYCQSNKSNHPFKYEKDDKDIFCKPQEAIEYIGKITNGDAIVTTDVGQHQMWAAQFYPFKSHSQWVTSGGLGTMGFGIPSAIGAQLASPDKTVVCFVGDGGFQMTNQEMALLPEYDLNIKIVLINNGTLGMVKQWQDKFFNQRFSHSVFNDQPDFIKMAEAYGVKGFLIDQPNQLKSKLDEAFNYEGPALIEVRISPIEPVNPMIPSGKANNEMEGY; encoded by the coding sequence ATGACTAAACTTAGTGATATGTCAGAACATAATACAGCAACGTCGAACCAACCTGTAGATACCATGAAAGTTGCTGAATCTAGCAAACCTGAATATATGAAGAGTCAGACTATAAATGAGATGCGTCCTGGTTCTGAAATATTAGTTGAAGCACTTCAAAATGAAGATGTCGATTTTATCTTTGGTTATCCAGGTGGTGCCGTATTACCTCTATATGACACATTTTATGATGGTAAAATTAAACATATTTTAGCAAGACATGAGCAAGGTGCAACACACGCTGCTGAAGGATATGCACGAATTTCTGGTAAAACTGGTGTGGTTGTTGTAACAAGTGGTCCTGGAGCTACAAATGCTATTACAGGTATTACTGACGCTCATAGTGATTCATTACCATTAGTAGTCTTTACAGGACAAGTAGCGACACCAGGTATCGGTAAAGATGCTTTCCAAGAAGCAGATTTATTATCAATGACCGCTCCTATTACTAAACAAAATTATCAAGTAAAAAAAGTTGAAGATATTCCTAGAATCGTTCACGAAGCTTTCCACGTAGCTAATTCTGGTAGAAAAGGTCCGGTAGTCGTAGATTTCCCTAAGGATATGGGCGTATTATCTACCAATGTGGGTCTATCTGACCATATCGATTTACCAGGTTATCAAGTTAATACTGTAGCTAAATCAAATGATATTAACACGTTAGTTAAATATTTAAATCATTCTAAAAAGCCTTTAATTTTAGCAGGTGCTGGTGTCAATCATTCAAAATCCAATGAATTACTGACTCAATTTGTTACTCAACATCAAATTCCAACTGTCACAACACTGTTAGGGCTCGGGGCTATTCCATACGAACATCCCCTATTCTTAGGTATGGGAGGTATGCATGGTTCATACGCAAGTAATATGGCATTAACCGAGTGTGATTTATTAATTAACTTAGGTAGTCGTTTTGATGATCGACTCGCCAGTAAACCAGATGATTTTGCACCTAATGCTAAAGTGGTTCATGTAGATATTGATCCATCAGAAATCAATAAAATCATAGCCACTGATTTAGGTATCGTTGCAGATTGTAAAAATGTATTAGAACAACTTGAAGCTTCTCAAATTAATGTTCCATCACACGATGAATGGTTACAATACTGTCAATCAAACAAATCCAATCACCCATTTAAATATGAAAAAGATGATAAAGACATCTTTTGTAAGCCACAAGAGGCTATTGAATATATTGGTAAAATCACAAATGGTGATGCTATTGTCACAACAGATGTTGGTCAACATCAAATGTGGGCAGCTCAATTCTATCCATTCAAAAGTCACAGTCAATGGGTTACTAGTGGAGGTCTTGGTACGATGGGATTCGGTATTCCATCTGCAATTGGTGCACAACTCGCTTCACCAGATAAAACAGTTGTTTGTTTTGTCGGAGATGGCGGATTCCAAATGACGAATCAAGAGATGGCACTTTTACCAGAATATGACTTAAACATTAAAATTGTCCTCATTAATAACGGTACATTAGGCATGGTTAAACAGTGGCAAGATAAGTTCTTTAATCAACGTTTTTCACATTCAGTATTTAATGATCAACCCGATTTCATAAAAATGGCTGAAGCATATGGCGTCAAAGGATTCTTAATTGATCAACCAAATCAACTTAAATCTAAACTTGATGAAGCATTTAATTATGAAGGACCTGCCCTTATTGAAGTTCGTATCTCTCCAATTGAGCCAGTTAATCCAATGATTCCTAGTGGCAAAGCTAATAACGAGATGGAGGGATATTAA
- the ilvD gene encoding dihydroxy-acid dehydratase, which translates to MRSDMIKKGDQQAPARSLLHATGALQNPTDMNKPFVAICNSYIDIVPGHVHLRELADIAKEAIREAGAIPFEFNTIGVDDGIAMGHIGMRYSLPSREIIADAAETVINAHWFDGLFYIPNCDKITPGMLLAAVRTNVPAIFCSGGPMKAGLSAQGKALTLSSMFEAVGAFKEGSISKEEFLDMEQNACPTCGSCAGMFTANSMNCLMEVLGLALPYNGTALAVSDQRREMIRQAAFRLVENIKNDIKPRDIVTKEAIDDAFALDMAMGGSTNTVLHTLAIANEAGIEYDLERINEVAKKTPYLSKIAPSSSYSMHDVHEAGGVPAIINELMKKEGTLHPDRITVTGKTLRENNEGKEIKNFDVIHSLEKPYDKEGGLSILFGNLAPKGAVIKVGGVDPSIKTFTGKAICFNSHDEAVEAIDNHTVREGHVVVIRYEGPKGGPGMPEMLAPTSSIVGRGLGKDVALITDGRFSGATRGIAVGHISPEAASGGPIGLIRDGDEITIDLTNRTLNVDQPEEELYRRREQLEPFKAKVKTGYLARYTSLVTSANTGGIMQVPENLI; encoded by the coding sequence ATGCGAAGCGACATGATCAAAAAAGGAGATCAACAAGCTCCAGCAAGAAGTCTTTTACATGCTACGGGCGCACTTCAAAATCCAACAGATATGAACAAACCTTTCGTAGCTATTTGTAATTCATATATTGATATTGTTCCTGGACATGTTCATTTAAGAGAATTAGCTGATATAGCAAAAGAAGCGATTCGTGAGGCAGGTGCCATTCCATTTGAGTTTAATACAATTGGTGTAGATGACGGTATTGCGATGGGTCATATTGGAATGAGATATTCTTTACCTTCTAGAGAAATTATTGCTGATGCTGCAGAAACTGTAATTAATGCCCACTGGTTTGACGGTTTATTTTATATTCCAAACTGTGACAAGATTACACCAGGCATGTTACTAGCAGCTGTTAGAACTAATGTACCTGCAATTTTTTGTTCAGGTGGTCCGATGAAAGCTGGATTATCTGCTCAAGGTAAAGCTTTAACATTATCTTCTATGTTTGAAGCCGTTGGTGCTTTTAAAGAAGGTTCTATTTCTAAAGAAGAATTCTTAGATATGGAACAAAATGCCTGCCCTACTTGTGGTTCATGTGCAGGTATGTTCACTGCCAATTCAATGAACTGTCTCATGGAAGTACTTGGTTTAGCATTACCATACAATGGTACAGCATTAGCAGTTAGTGACCAACGTCGTGAAATGATTCGTCAAGCTGCCTTTAGATTAGTAGAAAATATCAAAAATGATATTAAACCTAGAGATATTGTTACCAAAGAAGCGATTGATGATGCCTTTGCACTGGATATGGCTATGGGAGGTTCTACAAATACAGTATTACACACATTAGCAATTGCTAACGAAGCTGGTATTGAATATGATTTGGAACGTATTAATGAAGTCGCTAAAAAAACACCTTACTTATCTAAAATTGCTCCAAGTTCTTCATACTCAATGCATGATGTTCACGAAGCAGGTGGCGTTCCAGCAATTATCAATGAATTAATGAAAAAAGAAGGTACCTTACATCCAGATAGAATCACAGTCACTGGAAAAACTTTACGAGAAAATAATGAAGGTAAAGAAATTAAAAACTTTGATGTTATCCATTCGCTTGAGAAGCCATATGATAAAGAAGGTGGTTTATCTATCTTATTTGGTAACCTGGCTCCTAAAGGTGCAGTTATCAAAGTTGGTGGTGTAGATCCTTCAATTAAAACATTCACTGGTAAAGCGATTTGCTTTAATTCACATGATGAAGCAGTTGAAGCCATTGATAATCATACAGTACGAGAAGGACATGTGGTCGTTATCAGATATGAAGGACCTAAAGGCGGCCCAGGTATGCCTGAAATGTTAGCCCCTACTTCTTCTATTGTCGGTAGAGGATTAGGTAAAGATGTAGCATTAATTACAGATGGTCGTTTTTCAGGTGCAACACGAGGCATTGCAGTAGGACATATTTCTCCTGAAGCAGCATCTGGTGGGCCAATCGGACTTATTCGAGACGGTGATGAAATCACCATCGATTTAACAAATCGTACACTTAATGTTGATCAACCTGAAGAGGAATTATATCGTCGTAGAGAACAATTAGAACCATTTAAAGCAAAGGTTAAGACTGGTTATCTTGCACGTTATACATCATTAGTCACAAGTGCCAATACTGGTGGCATCATGCAAGTACCTGAGAATCTTATCTAA
- the tsaE gene encoding tRNA (adenosine(37)-N6)-threonylcarbamoyltransferase complex ATPase subunit type 1 TsaE, with protein sequence MISIKDKNEMKQFAARLVALVQAGDLVLLNGDLGAGKTTFTQFIGEALGVKRTINSPTFNIIKSYKGTHLKLHHMDCYRLEDSEEDLGFDEYFEDNGLTVIEWSQFIEDLLPDESLTINIEVIDEMSRHITIEAKGEHYEAMKEALEQ encoded by the coding sequence ATGATTAGTATTAAAGATAAAAACGAGATGAAACAATTTGCGGCTAGATTAGTGGCATTAGTCCAAGCTGGGGATTTAGTTTTACTGAATGGAGATTTAGGTGCAGGTAAAACAACATTCACGCAATTTATAGGTGAAGCTTTAGGTGTTAAGAGAACAATCAATTCACCAACATTTAATATTATTAAATCTTACAAAGGTACACATTTAAAGTTACATCATATGGATTGCTATAGACTAGAAGATTCAGAAGAAGATTTAGGATTTGATGAATACTTTGAAGATAATGGCTTAACAGTGATTGAATGGAGCCAATTTATTGAGGATTTACTACCTGATGAATCACTGACAATAAATATTGAAGTTATTGATGAAATGAGTCGACACATTACGATAGAAGCTAAAGGCGAACATTATGAAGCAATGAAGGAGGCGTTAGAACAATGA
- the tsaB gene encoding tRNA (adenosine(37)-N6)-threonylcarbamoyltransferase complex dimerization subunit type 1 TsaB — MKLLLIDTSNQPLSVALTDGNDVLAEITNNSKTNHSVQLMPEIERLFKESSISKNDLDGIVVAEGPGSYTGLRIGVTTAKTLAYALNCKLYGVSSLKALAATVSEKNKLLVPIFDARREAVYAGIYQRKNGILETVLDDQYISINDLKLKLHELDQPHVFIGEDTVKLEHLLDAKGINQLPQASVMKNLISQPTEIHSFVPKYHKITEAERNWIDQQKNN, encoded by the coding sequence ATGAAATTATTATTGATAGATACGTCCAATCAGCCTTTATCTGTCGCATTAACAGATGGCAATGATGTTTTAGCTGAAATAACCAATAATTCAAAGACGAATCATTCAGTACAATTAATGCCTGAGATTGAACGTTTATTTAAAGAAAGTAGTATCTCAAAAAATGATCTCGATGGCATCGTAGTTGCTGAAGGCCCAGGTTCATATACTGGATTAAGAATTGGTGTGACGACTGCTAAAACACTTGCCTATGCATTAAATTGTAAATTGTATGGCGTTTCTTCATTAAAAGCTTTGGCAGCAACTGTTAGCGAAAAAAACAAACTTTTAGTACCCATTTTTGACGCCCGACGTGAAGCGGTTTATGCAGGAATTTACCAAAGAAAAAATGGAATATTAGAAACTGTATTAGACGATCAATATATTTCAATTAACGACTTGAAACTGAAATTACATGAACTTGATCAACCACATGTATTTATAGGTGAAGATACGGTTAAATTAGAACATTTGCTAGATGCTAAGGGCATTAATCAATTACCACAAGCATCAGTCATGAAAAATTTAATTAGCCAGCCAACTGAAATCCATAGTTTTGTTCCTAAATATCATAAAATAACTGAGGCGGAAAGAAATTGGATAGACCAACAGAAGAACAATTAA
- the rimI gene encoding ribosomal protein S18-alanine N-acetyltransferase — MDRPTEEQLNIRKMSKDDVPAVFDIERSSFNDSSWSIDAFYHEIEKNEFANYFVIEFNHTIIGYLGLWVVIDQAQITTVAIAEQFRGYGLGQLLLKYVMNYARHRCEVMSLEVRVDNTVAQHVYQNLGFQYGGKRKNYYGEGQDALVMWVNLRE; from the coding sequence TTGGATAGACCAACAGAAGAACAATTAAATATTAGAAAAATGAGTAAAGATGATGTTCCAGCAGTCTTTGACATTGAAAGATCTAGTTTTAATGATAGTTCATGGTCAATCGATGCATTTTATCATGAAATTGAAAAGAATGAGTTTGCTAATTATTTCGTCATAGAATTTAACCATACGATTATTGGATATTTAGGATTATGGGTTGTCATTGATCAAGCACAAATAACCACAGTTGCGATTGCAGAGCAATTTAGAGGATATGGTTTAGGACAATTATTATTAAAATATGTCATGAATTATGCGAGACATCGATGTGAAGTGATGAGTTTAGAAGTTAGAGTGGATAATACAGTGGCTCAACATGTTTATCAAAATTTAGGTTTTCAATATGGTGGAAAACGAAAAAATTATTATGGAGAAGGGCAGGATGCATTAGTCATGTGGGTGAATTTACGTGAATAA
- the tsaD gene encoding tRNA (adenosine(37)-N6)-threonylcarbamoyltransferase complex transferase subunit TsaD, which yields MNNQQTLILAIETSCDETSVSIIKNGTEILSNTVLSQIESHKRFGGVVPEIASRHHVEGITTTIDTALQTANVTMNDINAIAVTQGPGLIGALLIGINAAKALAFAYDIPLIPVHHIAGHIYANHLETPLTFPLMALIVSGGHTELVYMKDHLHFKVIGETRDDAVGEAYDKVARTIDLPYPGGPQIDQLAAIGEDTYQFPRVWLEKESYDFSFSGLKSAVINQLHNQRQKGQDIVPENVATSFQNSVVEVLTTKAIHACKAYNVKRLIVAGGVASNRGLRESISKQCENNQIQLTIPTPKLCTDNAAMIGAAGHFLYLAGIRGDMAMNGQNNIDIEDFSIESLS from the coding sequence GTGAATAATCAACAGACATTAATTTTAGCAATAGAGACAAGTTGTGATGAAACAAGTGTAAGTATTATTAAAAATGGTACGGAAATATTGTCCAATACAGTGTTAAGCCAAATTGAAAGTCATAAGCGCTTTGGTGGTGTTGTACCTGAAATTGCTAGTCGTCATCATGTCGAAGGAATCACAACGACTATAGACACTGCTTTACAAACTGCAAATGTGACTATGAATGATATTAATGCTATCGCTGTAACGCAAGGACCTGGACTTATAGGTGCGTTACTCATAGGTATTAATGCAGCGAAAGCACTTGCATTTGCATATGATATACCATTAATACCCGTTCACCATATTGCAGGACATATCTATGCGAATCATTTAGAAACGCCTTTAACATTTCCATTAATGGCATTAATCGTTTCAGGAGGTCATACAGAATTGGTTTATATGAAAGATCATCTCCATTTTAAAGTGATAGGTGAAACAAGAGATGATGCTGTAGGTGAAGCATATGATAAAGTAGCACGTACAATTGACTTGCCATATCCAGGTGGACCTCAAATAGATCAATTAGCAGCTATAGGTGAAGATACGTATCAATTTCCTAGAGTTTGGTTAGAAAAAGAAAGTTATGATTTCAGTTTTAGTGGACTAAAAAGTGCAGTTATTAATCAATTGCATAATCAACGTCAAAAAGGGCAAGACATTGTGCCAGAAAATGTGGCAACTAGCTTCCAAAATAGTGTTGTTGAAGTGTTAACAACTAAAGCGATACATGCTTGCAAAGCGTATAACGTTAAGCGATTAATTGTTGCTGGTGGTGTAGCAAGTAATCGTGGACTAAGAGAAAGTATTTCTAAACAGTGTGAAAATAATCAAATCCAATTAACCATTCCTACACCAAAATTATGTACTGACAATGCAGCGATGATTGGTGCAGCAGGTCATTTCTTGTATTTAGCAGGCATTCGTGGGGATATGGCAATGAATGGACAAAATAATATCGATATTGAAGATTTTTCAATTGAATCTTTATCATAA
- a CDS encoding MutS family DNA mismatch repair protein, with protein MNDPQLFLLFVLGVIILTTVVSIITSIINRRQFINKINGLWSNQEKLEKFIRPNAKYDYQFQTYFDNYDDRQLIDNKTWSDLNMDALFQSMNFNFTALGEMRLYATLRRMFKMNNKILLNRFKEDTSFRNQVSLRLGLVGKSVYPHFPDQLTPIKCQKIFMLAPLLPIIALIYTCFDASNGILLFIMACVINIILSVSLKRTYEQDLKTIFYTANILKQCKNLTDIEGTPQIDVNFNHFKTARYLSGILAKVESVDFASAFVLLIKTIFMLDYLIFHTIQHSYYKYLDEVLKCYDYIGQLDNHYAIALYQETLEAYCEPEIIQNSNTQQQLCEFNQLVHPLINNAVPNDLNLNRNILLTGSNASGKSTFMKTVALNLILAQTINTATATQFKYVPGLVYTSMANADDVLSGDSYFMAELKSIRRLFNISTDNQVYCFIDEIFKGTNTTERIAASESVLTYLSHLPNYYVLAATHDIELSNLLNISYTNYHFNESIKDDSIAFDFKIKPGKANTRNAIELLRLTQFPTDIYERAKQQVKDI; from the coding sequence AAGTTAGAAAAATTTATCAGGCCAAATGCGAAATATGATTATCAATTTCAAACCTATTTTGATAACTATGATGATCGTCAACTAATTGATAACAAGACATGGTCTGACTTAAATATGGATGCATTATTTCAAAGTATGAATTTCAATTTCACAGCACTTGGGGAGATGCGTTTATATGCAACATTACGTAGAATGTTTAAAATGAACAATAAAATATTACTCAATCGTTTTAAAGAAGATACTTCTTTTAGGAATCAGGTTTCATTACGGTTAGGTCTAGTTGGTAAAAGTGTCTATCCACATTTTCCCGATCAACTCACACCTATTAAATGTCAAAAAATATTTATGCTAGCCCCCTTATTACCAATAATCGCTTTAATTTATACGTGCTTTGATGCGTCAAATGGTATTCTGTTATTCATCATGGCATGTGTGATTAATATCATTTTATCGGTCAGTTTAAAACGAACTTATGAACAAGATTTAAAAACCATTTTTTATACTGCTAATATTTTAAAGCAGTGTAAAAATCTTACTGATATAGAGGGAACACCGCAAATAGACGTTAATTTCAATCACTTTAAAACTGCAAGATATTTAAGTGGCATATTAGCTAAAGTCGAAAGCGTTGACTTTGCATCAGCCTTTGTTTTATTAATTAAAACTATATTTATGTTAGATTATCTTATTTTTCACACGATTCAACATAGTTACTATAAATATTTAGATGAAGTATTAAAATGCTACGATTATATTGGCCAATTAGATAATCATTATGCAATTGCCTTATACCAAGAGACATTAGAAGCATACTGCGAACCTGAAATAATTCAAAATAGTAATACTCAACAGCAATTATGTGAGTTTAATCAACTTGTACATCCATTAATTAACAATGCTGTTCCAAATGATTTAAATCTCAATCGAAATATTTTATTAACCGGTTCGAATGCATCTGGTAAATCAACCTTCATGAAGACTGTTGCGCTTAATCTTATTTTGGCTCAAACAATTAACACTGCAACAGCCACTCAATTTAAATATGTACCTGGATTAGTCTACACGTCTATGGCTAATGCAGATGATGTCTTATCAGGAGATAGCTATTTTATGGCTGAATTGAAATCCATTCGCCGTTTATTCAATATTTCAACGGATAATCAAGTATACTGTTTCATTGATGAAATCTTTAAAGGAACCAATACTACAGAACGTATTGCCGCTTCTGAATCAGTATTAACTTATTTATCTCACTTGCCAAATTACTATGTATTAGCTGCAACACATGATATTGAATTATCAAATTTATTAAATATATCTTATACAAATTATCACTTTAATGAATCAATTAAAGATGATTCCATTGCGTTTGACTTTAAAATCAAACCAGGTAAAGCAAATACAAGAAATGCAATCGAATTGCTAAGATTGACACAATTCCCTACTGATATTTATGAACGTGCCAAACAACAAGTTAAGGATATATAA